One genomic window of Channa argus isolate prfri chromosome 5, Channa argus male v1.0, whole genome shotgun sequence includes the following:
- the camk1b gene encoding calcium/calmodulin-dependent protein kinase type 1 isoform X2: protein MPLGEECHAWKKKTTDVKEKYDFKDILGTGAFSEVVLAEEKRTQKLVAIKCIPKKALEGKENSIENEIAVLHKIKHANIVSLEEIFESKSHLYLVMQLVSGGELFDRIIEKGFYTEKDASKLIQQILDAVKYLHDMGIVHRDLKPENLLYYSMDEDSKIMISDFGLSKIEGSDSVMSTACGTPGYVAPEVLAQNPYSKAVDCWSIGVIAYILLCGYPPFYDENDSKLFEQILKAEYEFDSPYWDDISDSAKDFIVHLMEKDPNIRYTCDQALQHPWIAGDTALDKNIHESVSAQIKKNFAKSKWKQAFNATAVVRHMRRLQLGTSHEGPNLNVPSLCQTHLLMPEKDAEACSEGGCSQNADDETEHLSNCTYRCHPTSRV from the exons ATGCCACTGGGTGAAGAATGCCATGCCTGGAAAAAGAAGACCACAGACGTGAAGGAGAAGTATGACTTCAAAGACATCCTGGGAAC gggAGCATTCTCTGAAGTGGTCCTAGCCGAGGAGAAAAGGACCCAGAAGTTGGTGGCTATCAAGTGCATCCCAAAGAAGGCACTAGAGGGAAAGGAAAACAGCATTGAGAATGAGATTGCAGTGCTGCATAA GATTAAACATGCCAACATTGTATCCCTGGAAGAGATATTCGAGAGTAAATCACACCTCTACCTTGTCATGCAACT GGTGTCTGGTGGGGAACTCTTCGATCGTATCATAGAGAAAGGTTTCTACACAGAGAAAGATGCCAGTAAGCTCATTCAGCAGATCCTGGATGCTGTTAAATACCTCCATGACATGGGCATCGTGCACCGTGACCTCAAG CCAGAAAACCTGTTGTACTACAGTATGGATGAAGACTCCAAAATCATGATCAGTGACTTTGGTCTGTCTAAAATCGAAGGGTCTGACAGTGTGATGTCGACAGCCTGTGGAACACCTGGTTATGTTG CCCCTGAAGTCTTGGCTCAAAACCCCTACAGCAAAGCAGTAGACTGCTGGTCCATTGGTGTCATAGCCTATATTCT GTTGTGTGGTTATCCTCCCTTCTATGACGAGAATGATTCCAAACTCTTTGAACAGATCCTGAAGGCCGAATACGAGTTTGATTCTCCTTACTGGGATGATATTTCTGATTCAG cTAAAGACTTCATAGTCCATCTGATGGAGAAAGACCCCAACATACGTTACACCTGTGACCAGGCACTTCAGCACCCCTG GATTGCTGGAGACACAGCTCTGGATAAAAACATCCATGAATCTGTCAGTGCTCAGATCAAGAAGAATTTTGCTAAGAGCAAGTGGAAG caaGCATTCAATGCCACAGCAGTAGTCCGTCACATGAGGCGTCTCCAGTTGGGCACCAGTCATGAGGGACCCAACCTCAACGTGCCCAGCCTGTGCCAAACTCATctgctgatgccagaaaaagATGCAG AGGCTTGTTCTGAGGGAGGGTGTTCCCAGAATGCTGATGATGAGACAGAGCATCTGTCCAACTGCACCTACCGCTGCCATCCAACCAGCAGGGTGTGA
- the camk1b gene encoding calcium/calmodulin-dependent protein kinase type 1 isoform X1, which yields MPLGEECHAWKKKTTDVKEKYDFKDILGTGAFSEVVLAEEKRTQKLVAIKCIPKKALEGKENSIENEIAVLHKIKHANIVSLEEIFESKSHLYLVMQLVSGGELFDRIIEKGFYTEKDASKLIQQILDAVKYLHDMGIVHRDLKPENLLYYSMDEDSKIMISDFGLSKIEGSDSVMSTACGTPGYVAPEVLAQNPYSKAVDCWSIGVIAYILLCGYPPFYDENDSKLFEQILKAEYEFDSPYWDDISDSAKDFIVHLMEKDPNIRYTCDQALQHPWIAGDTALDKNIHESVSAQIKKNFAKSKWKQAFNATAVVRHMRRLQLGTSHEGPNLNVPSLCQTHLLMPEKDAGASCEACSEGGCSQNADDETEHLSNCTYRCHPTSRV from the exons ATGCCACTGGGTGAAGAATGCCATGCCTGGAAAAAGAAGACCACAGACGTGAAGGAGAAGTATGACTTCAAAGACATCCTGGGAAC gggAGCATTCTCTGAAGTGGTCCTAGCCGAGGAGAAAAGGACCCAGAAGTTGGTGGCTATCAAGTGCATCCCAAAGAAGGCACTAGAGGGAAAGGAAAACAGCATTGAGAATGAGATTGCAGTGCTGCATAA GATTAAACATGCCAACATTGTATCCCTGGAAGAGATATTCGAGAGTAAATCACACCTCTACCTTGTCATGCAACT GGTGTCTGGTGGGGAACTCTTCGATCGTATCATAGAGAAAGGTTTCTACACAGAGAAAGATGCCAGTAAGCTCATTCAGCAGATCCTGGATGCTGTTAAATACCTCCATGACATGGGCATCGTGCACCGTGACCTCAAG CCAGAAAACCTGTTGTACTACAGTATGGATGAAGACTCCAAAATCATGATCAGTGACTTTGGTCTGTCTAAAATCGAAGGGTCTGACAGTGTGATGTCGACAGCCTGTGGAACACCTGGTTATGTTG CCCCTGAAGTCTTGGCTCAAAACCCCTACAGCAAAGCAGTAGACTGCTGGTCCATTGGTGTCATAGCCTATATTCT GTTGTGTGGTTATCCTCCCTTCTATGACGAGAATGATTCCAAACTCTTTGAACAGATCCTGAAGGCCGAATACGAGTTTGATTCTCCTTACTGGGATGATATTTCTGATTCAG cTAAAGACTTCATAGTCCATCTGATGGAGAAAGACCCCAACATACGTTACACCTGTGACCAGGCACTTCAGCACCCCTG GATTGCTGGAGACACAGCTCTGGATAAAAACATCCATGAATCTGTCAGTGCTCAGATCAAGAAGAATTTTGCTAAGAGCAAGTGGAAG caaGCATTCAATGCCACAGCAGTAGTCCGTCACATGAGGCGTCTCCAGTTGGGCACCAGTCATGAGGGACCCAACCTCAACGTGCCCAGCCTGTGCCAAACTCATctgctgatgccagaaaaagATGCAGGTGCCAGCTGTG AGGCTTGTTCTGAGGGAGGGTGTTCCCAGAATGCTGATGATGAGACAGAGCATCTGTCCAACTGCACCTACCGCTGCCATCCAACCAGCAGGGTGTGA